DNA from Massilia antarctica:
GCGACCAGCGGCAATACCGGCATCGCGCTGGCGATGGCGGCGGCGATCCGCGGCTACAAGATGCTGCTGCTGATGCCCGAATACCTGTCGATCGAGCGGCGCCAGAGCATGGCCGCCTACGGCGCCCAGATCATCCTCACGCCCAAGACGGGCGGCATGGAATACGCGCGCGACATGGCCGAGCAGCTGCAGCGCGACGGCAAGGGCATCATCCTCGACCAGTTCGGCAACCCCGACAATCCGCGCGCCCACTACGAATCGACCGGCCCCGAAATCTGGCGCGACACCAACGGCGGTATCACCCACTTTGTCAGCGCCATGGGCACCACCGGCACCATCATGGGCGTGTCGCAGTACCTCAAGGAGCAGAACCCGGCGGTCCAGATCATCGGCGCCCAGCCGGAAGACGGTTCGCAGATCCCGGGCATCCGCAAATGGCCCGAAGCCTACCTGCCGAAAATCTTCGACAAATCCCGCGTCGACCAGGTCGAGAACGTGAGCCAGGCCGCGGCCGAGCAGATGGCGCGCCGCCTGGCGGCCGAGGAGGGCATCTTTTGCGGCATCTCCGCCGCCGGCGCCTGCGAGATCGCCCTGCGCATTTCGCAGACGGTGGAAAACGCCACCATCGTGTTCATCGTGTGCGACCGCGGCGACCGTTACCTGTCGACCGGCGTGTTCCCCGCATAGTCGCCTGCGGGCTCGCGCTGCCCCGCGCCAAAACAAACGCCTTCCACCGCGAACGAGTCGATGACCCGTTCATGGTGGAAGGCGTTTTTGCCTGCTTCCCGCGCGCCGCCCCCCACAGGGCAAGGCACGGGCTTGTCCGGCCAGCGGCCCGGCCTACGCGGCCCAACCAATCCCGCTATTACGCTGGATCGCCTTCTTTTGGCTTGAACTGTTTGTCGCTGATGCGGAACTTGTTGCGGCGGTCGCCCATCAAGTAGCGCAGGTCGCGGATCGACAGGTCGCTGACTTCGTGCATGCGGATCAGCAGGGAGGCGCCGACCGGCAGGCGGTGGTGACGGATCTTCGAGATCACTGGCGGCGCCACTTCCAGCGCGCGCGACAGGGCTGCATCGTTCTTGAGACGCAGATTTTCGATCAGCGTGTCCAGTAAACGATTTGGGTTGTATTGCAGCAGATCATCGGAGTCCGAATCGCTGTTCATATCAATGCCGACTTGGTTTGTCATGATGTCAATAATTCCTATTGTGAGTGGTGCTGCTAAGTCAAACACGCGGAGCTCTCGCTGCTGGTCAACCACCGTCGAAGTGCGCTTGCGAATTTATCTTGGGGAACACTTTTTAAAAAATATACACAATTGTACAATGTTTTGTAATCTAATACCGATAAGCAATAACAGATTACAAAATGATGTCGGTTGTGTTGTCTGATCGCAACATAGCCGCATTGCAATTCTCTCACAAAATCACTGAAAAACTAATTGTTTTCCCAGAAAACTTAAGTGTAAGACAATTTAGATGCCTCCGCCGCACAATTCTAAACAGAACTGGCTTAATAGCAACATGTTTCCGAGTATATTAACGCAAGAGGGGTTTCTATGGAGCACGAATGGGGGATGCTGGCGGAGATTTCGGGGCTGCGGAAGGCCGTCGGCGCGTGTTTTCGGCGCCAAAAACGCCTTCCGAGCGTTAGATTCTTTTACAAAGTTTCCTCGGATGCAAGAGGCTGTCCAGCCCTGCTGAGGCGGATGGCGCGGCCCAGCTCGATGACCGACATGGCGTAGAAATAAGAGCGGTTGTACTGCGTGATAGCGAAAAAATTATCGGTGGCGATGCGGTACTCGGTCGGGTCGCTGCCGTTGGGCAAGTCGATCAAGCCGTAGCGCTGGGCGGCGGGCAGGGCGGCGCTGCTCACGCCGCTGGCGCGTAATTCCTCGGCCCGGAACTTGGCCGCCAGGCCTTGGTTGAGGAAGCTTTCCCAGGCCCTGTCGTCGGACACCCGCGCCGGATACACGATCGGCCCGCTCTGCTTGGGCTGCCAGCCGTGCTGGACCAGGAAACTGGCGACGCTGCCGATCGCATCGACCGCCGAGTTGCGCAAGTCGATGCTGCCATCGTTGTCGTAGTCGACCCCGTAGGCCAGTACGCTGCCCGGCATGAACTGCGGCATGCCGATGGCCCCGGCGAAGGAACCGAGCATCGACAAGGGGGCGATATTCGCCTTGCGCGCCAACAGCAGCGCGTTTTCCAGCTCGCCCCGGAAAAACGCCATGCGCGCCGCCTGGTTGGGCGCCTCGGGATAGGCGAAGGCGAGCGTGGTGAGCACGTCCAGCACACGGAAGCGCCCCGTATTTTTCCCGTAAATCGTTTCCACGCCGATGATGCCGACGATCACCTCGGCCGGCACCCCGTATTCGGCCTGGGCGCGCGCCAGCACGGCGGCGTGCTGGTTCCAGAATGCCACGCCAGCCTTGATGCGGACCGCTTCGATCGTCGCGCGGCGATAGTTTTGCCAGTTCTTGGGCTTGCCCTTGGGCGCAGGC
Protein-coding regions in this window:
- the cysM gene encoding cysteine synthase CysM produces the protein MPYMTIEDTIGNTPLVRLVRLPGPDAAARNNVILGKMEGDNPAGSVKDRAAMSMLRRAEERGQIKPGDTLIEATSGNTGIALAMAAAIRGYKMLLLMPEYLSIERRQSMAAYGAQIILTPKTGGMEYARDMAEQLQRDGKGIILDQFGNPDNPRAHYESTGPEIWRDTNGGITHFVSAMGTTGTIMGVSQYLKEQNPAVQIIGAQPEDGSQIPGIRKWPEAYLPKIFDKSRVDQVENVSQAAAEQMARRLAAEEGIFCGISAAGACEIALRISQTVENATIVFIVCDRGDRYLSTGVFPA
- the mltB gene encoding lytic murein transglycosylase B, translating into MKLISLLLALAVSASPLSQAAPAKKSGKKSAHSRAKAGTRAGARAAAPPVAVPAAVQAGDPIVFSESEAVNAFADELALRNGFPRAELAALISQIRYVDAAVQLVKPAPKGKPKNWQNYRRATIEAVRIKAGVAFWNQHAAVLARAQAEYGVPAEVIVGIIGVETIYGKNTGRFRVLDVLTTLAFAYPEAPNQAARMAFFRGELENALLLARKANIAPLSMLGSFAGAIGMPQFMPGSVLAYGVDYDNDGSIDLRNSAVDAIGSVASFLVQHGWQPKQSGPIVYPARVSDDRAWESFLNQGLAAKFRAEELRASGVSSAALPAAQRYGLIDLPNGSDPTEYRIATDNFFAITQYNRSYFYAMSVIELGRAIRLSRAGQPLASEETL